The DNA segment GCAAGGTGTTGCTGGTAAACTTTTAAATACTCTTGTTGAAGATATGAAACAACAAAACAAGAAAATTAAAGCTAGTTGTTCATATATAGTTAAGAAGTTTTCAGAAGATTCTTCTTACGATTTCATTAATGCAGACAAATAAAAACATAAAAACATAAAATTTATTTTATCAATAAATTTTATGTTTTTATTTGATTATATACTTTATTACTTTAATATTGTTCTATTAATATTCTACTATATGTAATTGTCCTTTGTCGTATTCTGCCAAGAAGATATTTTTTATATCTTTGTATCCCATTTCTTTTAAAGTAGACATTAGCCATTCTTCTGTTTTATCCATAGATTCTAGTGAATTGGTTTGAACTTTTCCATCTGTAATTATAGGGTATTTTGGATTTTCATCTCCAGTTAACACCACTATTAATTGACCGTTTTGTTCTATTACCGCTCTTTTTACATTTTTTATACTATATATACCTTGGCTACGGAGTTTAAACGCTAAGTCATTCGCTGATAATCCACTTTTTCTTGTTGCCTCCACGTTTATTTTCCCTCTTTTTATTACTGTAGTTGGTTCTCCATCTACCATTTTTTTCAAGAACATGTTATTGGTTTTTAACCATTTTTGAGTTAACACTAATATAACCCATATTAATAATATATTAATAAATTGTAAAATTGAAATGCTTGGATTGTAGATAACACCACCTATTATTCCCCCTAGCACATAGTTTTGAATTTGATCACTTGCTGATGCAGGAGCTAGGTTACCTTTTCCTGATACATTTATTACGAATACTAATGATAATAATCCTAAAGCTAATTTTATTGCTATATCTATATATGAAAGTTGCATTATTTATTTACCTCCACTTTTTCTATTACTGGATCTACTAATTCTATTTTTTCTAATAGGTACTCATCTTTCTTTCCACTACTTATGACTCTATAGTAAATATTATCTACTTTTACAAACGAGTTTTCTATTGATGCTTCACTATTTATATATATGTGTGTTTTATCGATATTCAAATCATTAGATATTTTTTCTATAAAATTAATAGAACTTTTGTATTGATTAGATGATACTGCGTTTGATTTGTACTCATTAATACTTATACCTGTCGCTAGTATCGTACTCAAGACCAGTATAATTGATAATTCTCTGTATTTTGTATCTTATCTGTTTTTATAATATTTTATTAATGTGATACATAATATAACTATTAGAACGCCTATTATTATATAAGATAGTAAATTGTTTTGTTGTAATTTACTTTGTAAATAATCGTATGAATAAAATTTCATCTTCTTTCTCCTTTTTTATTTGTTTCACATGAAACTTTTAATTTGTTATACTTTAATTTCATAAGCTATTCTTTCTTTGTCATCTAAATTATTTTTCATTGTTAATTTTATTTCACCTAACTCAACGAATCTAAAGTTACTTAAAAATTTTCTCATTATTTTATTATCTTTATGTGTGTCTATTCTTATATAATCTATATTTTCTTTTTTAGCAAACTCCACTATAGCTGACAAAAATTGTCGACCAACCCCTTGATTTCGTTTGTTTTTTATCGTCGCTATACGATGAATTACCAAATAGTTATCACTTTTAGACCATAGAGTGGGGTATTTCTCATAATCTCTATCGTAGTTAGTTATCATAGCTGTCGCTACTATATTTCTATCTATTTCATAAACATAGGATGTTTTATTTTTTATATCTTGTTCTATTGTTTCTTTATCCGGAGAACCATGTTGCCATTGATTTATCCCTTGTTGTCGTAGAAATTCTCGACCATCTTCTATAATTAGCATTATCTCATCTAATTCTGTACTTTTTGCTTTTCTTAACATAACTTATCCTTCTGCTTAAATACTTTTTTTTAATTAATAATAGAGAAGGGGAGAATACTAAATTATTCTCCCTAGTCTTTTTATTTTATAATAAATCTTTATTCAAGACAACCTCTACAGGACAATGATCACTTCCTAGTATGCTGTTATGAATTTTTGCACTCACTAGATATTTTTCTAAATCACGACTTGTTAAAAAGTAGTCTATTCTCCATCCTGCGTTGTTTTTACGAGCATTGAAACGATAACTCCACCAAGAATATGCACCTGTTAATTCTGGATTGAAATATCTGAATGTGTCGATAAAACCTGCATCAAGTAGTTTTGTGAATTTTTCTCGTTCTTCTGGTGTAAATCCAGCATTTTTTGTGTTTGATTTTGGGTTTTTTAAATCTATTTCTGTGTGTGCTACGTTTAAATCTCCACAAACAACAACACCTTTTGTTTTGTTTAATTCTAGTAAATAGTTTTTAAAATCTTCTTCCCACGTCATACGATAATCTAATCTTTTTAGTTCACTTCCTGAGTTTGGTGTGTAGACTGTAATAAAGAAGAATTTGTCGTACTCTAATGTTATTACGCGACCTTCTGTATCATGCTCATCTATCCCTATACCATAATTTACATTTAAAGGTTTGTGTTTTGTATATATCGCAGTTCCTGAATATCCCTTGCGCTCTGCATAATTAAAGTAACTATAATATCCATCAAACTGCAAATCTAGTTGACCTTCTTGCATTTTTGTTTCTTGCAAACAAAAGAAGTCAGCATCTAATTTTTTGAAGTCTTCTTCAAAATTTTTATTAACAATAGCTCTTAAGCCGTTAACATTAAAACTAATACATTTCATCTTTATACTCCTTTTTCTTTGTGAAATGATTTTTGTTTCACGCGAAACATTTTATTTTCCTAAACAGAATCTACTGAATAACTCGTTGATTAATTCATCACCAGAGTTTTCTCCGATAACTTCTCCTAGTAGATTAAATGCATTTGTATAATCTATTAAGACCATATCCACCTCAAGTCCCATTTCCGCTGCTTTTATAGCTTCATTAAGACTAACTAATGCTTGTTGAATTAGATTTATTTGACGTGTATTTGATAAATATGTCGCATCTTTTGGACGAGCTACTCCTTTGAAAAATAAATCTCTAATATTTTTTTCTAATTCATCTATTCCTTTGTACGTGGTCATTGAAGTTTTTATAATAGGGTGGTTGTATGTTAATTTTTCTATTTCTTCTATATCTATTTTTGTTTCTAAATCAAGTTTATTTAGGATAATAATAGTTGTTTTTCCTTCTGTTAATTTTAATAATTCTCTATCATCATCTGTAAGTTCTTCACTGCTGTTTAATAAGAATAAGACTAAATCTGCTTTTTCTAACGCTTCTTTACTTCTTTCTACACCTATTTTTTCAACTACATCTTCTGTTTCACGAATACCCGCAGTATCTATTAGTTTTATCGGCACACCTTTTATATTTACATGTTCTTCTAAAACATCACGCGTTGTACCTGCTATATCTGTTACTATAGCTTTGTTTTCTTGAAGTAAGTTGTTTAATAAAGAACTTTTTCCTACGTTAGGACGACCGATAATAGCTGTGTTTATTCCTTCTTTTATTATTTTTCCTTGTTTTGATGTTTCTAATAAAGCTTCTAAACTATTTTTTATACTTGTTGATTTTTCTAAAATAGTCTTTGTTGTTTCTATCTCTAAATCATCATACTCAGGGTAATCGATATTTACCTCTACAACTGCCAGTATGTCTAAAATTTCTGCTCTAAGACGTTTTATAAGTGTTGATAAGCGGCCTTGCATTTGATTATTAGCAATTTGACTCGCTTCATCTGTTTTACTCTTAATAAAATCTATAACAGCCTCTGCTTGTGTTAAATCTATACGTCCGTTTAAAAATGCTCTTTTTGTAAATTCTCCTGGTTCTGCCATACGTGCACCATATTCTAAACAAAGAGCTAGTACTTTTTGAATAGTTATAATTCCACCGTGACAATTTATTTCAACAACATCTTCTGTCGTATATGTTCGTGGCCCAACCATTTTTACAAGCATAATTTCTTCTATTTTTTCTTCTGTTTTTGGATCTATTATATTTGCATAATTTATCGTATGCGTTGGTAAACTTTCTACTGTTCTTCCTTTTGGTAGACGAACTATTTTATCAGCAATACTAAATGCTTCATCTCCACTAAGCCTTACAATCCCAATCGCACCCTCTCCAAGAGCTGTCGATATAGCACAAATTGTTTCACTCATGATTTTTCTCCTTTTTTTCTATATTTTTCTTTAAACTTTTTCTGTGTTTTCTTTATAAATTCTATATCTTTTTTATTATACACTACTTTTCTATATTTTTCTTGAGAAAAGTATATGTTTAACTATTAAGTTCAAATCAACTTTAAAGTACCAAAAGTTAAAAAGTTATATAATTTGTTTTTCTTGGTGATTTAAGTAAATTTTAACTAATTCTTTAACTTTATATAAAGTAGGTAATATATACTTATAAATAGTTAATAATATTTTTTTCATGATTTAAGCTTGCTACTTTGCAAGCTTTTCTCCTTTTTATAAGTGTTTTTTTTTCTTTGTTTTTATATTTATAATTTTAACTTAACTTTAATTATAACTTTAACTTTATCTTAAGTTATTACTATATAATTATAAACATAACAACACTTATTAATATATTTTTTTCATGATATACGGCTCATCTTTAGATGAGCCTTTCTCCTTTGTTGGAATATAAAAAGTATCGAAAGAATTTACTCTCGATACTCTTTTTTATTTTATCATATCAGCTTCTTCAATAGCTTGCTCTAAGTCATCTAAATCATAACTCTTTGGAAGTATTCCACAAGCACCATTAG comes from the Gemella morbillorum genome and includes:
- a CDS encoding GNAT family N-acetyltransferase — protein: MEFTKTENGFVKHDENGKVIAEITYSPTDNPDVVVADHTFVDSSLRGQGVAGKLLNTLVEDMKQQNKKIKASCSYIVKKFSEDSSYDFINADK
- a CDS encoding DUF421 domain-containing protein, with the protein product MQLSYIDIAIKLALGLLSLVFVINVSGKGNLAPASASDQIQNYVLGGIIGGVIYNPSISILQFINILLIWVILVLTQKWLKTNNMFLKKMVDGEPTTVIKRGKINVEATRKSGLSANDLAFKLRSQGIYSIKNVKRAVIEQNGQLIVVLTGDENPKYPIITDGKVQTNSLESMDKTEEWLMSTLKEMGYKDIKNIFLAEYDKGQLHIVEY
- a CDS encoding GNAT family N-acetyltransferase; this encodes MLRKAKSTELDEIMLIIEDGREFLRQQGINQWQHGSPDKETIEQDIKNKTSYVYEIDRNIVATAMITNYDRDYEKYPTLWSKSDNYLVIHRIATIKNKRNQGVGRQFLSAIVEFAKKENIDYIRIDTHKDNKIMRKFLSNFRFVELGEIKLTMKNNLDDKERIAYEIKV
- a CDS encoding exodeoxyribonuclease III — protein: MKCISFNVNGLRAIVNKNFEEDFKKLDADFFCLQETKMQEGQLDLQFDGYYSYFNYAERKGYSGTAIYTKHKPLNVNYGIGIDEHDTEGRVITLEYDKFFFITVYTPNSGSELKRLDYRMTWEEDFKNYLLELNKTKGVVVCGDLNVAHTEIDLKNPKSNTKNAGFTPEEREKFTKLLDAGFIDTFRYFNPELTGAYSWWSYRFNARKNNAGWRIDYFLTSRDLEKYLVSAKIHNSILGSDHCPVEVVLNKDLL
- the mnmE gene encoding tRNA uridine-5-carboxymethylaminomethyl(34) synthesis GTPase MnmE: MSETICAISTALGEGAIGIVRLSGDEAFSIADKIVRLPKGRTVESLPTHTINYANIIDPKTEEKIEEIMLVKMVGPRTYTTEDVVEINCHGGIITIQKVLALCLEYGARMAEPGEFTKRAFLNGRIDLTQAEAVIDFIKSKTDEASQIANNQMQGRLSTLIKRLRAEILDILAVVEVNIDYPEYDDLEIETTKTILEKSTSIKNSLEALLETSKQGKIIKEGINTAIIGRPNVGKSSLLNNLLQENKAIVTDIAGTTRDVLEEHVNIKGVPIKLIDTAGIRETEDVVEKIGVERSKEALEKADLVLFLLNSSEELTDDDRELLKLTEGKTTIIILNKLDLETKIDIEEIEKLTYNHPIIKTSMTTYKGIDELEKNIRDLFFKGVARPKDATYLSNTRQINLIQQALVSLNEAIKAAEMGLEVDMVLIDYTNAFNLLGEVIGENSGDELINELFSRFCLGK